A window of the Lactuca sativa cultivar Salinas chromosome 5, Lsat_Salinas_v11, whole genome shotgun sequence genome harbors these coding sequences:
- the LOC111885336 gene encoding putative pentatricopeptide repeat-containing protein At1g10330 → MFLSPESLLQLLQRFIKNSIQIKQIHSLLIISGNLLPNPNPNPNSSTFKWIPTLLYNTLIRAYLNIHLPHTTLLLFTHMLSHNIPPNPHTFPSLTKATVAAYTTPSLIAKPLYTQALKRGVLSDPFVQTSFIHLYAKSNCLSYAQKVFDEMPEPCLVSCNAMLDGFCKNGDMGSAVSFFESMPVRDVYSWTTIINGYSKRGCYDTAIRFFQRCLRDCSVKANEATFVSVLSACAHSVTFGKQIHGYIIKNENQITPFIGTSLIYLYGKTGHLDYATKVFESMLKKETCTWNAMICALSSHGKDKKVLEMFDKMKIEGYHPNEVTFVGILAASSNCNLINLGLELFYSMLPQFGVVPKMEHYGCVVDLLGRSGFLAEAKDFISRMPFEADASVLGALLGACKLHGDIDLGNEVAKRLLEVDPQQCGQYIVLSSLYADVENWGHAAFLRNVMVGVGVHKPPGYSVVNSM, encoded by the coding sequence ATGTTTCTCTCGCCGGAATCTCTACTGCAACTCCTTCAACGTTTCATCAAAAACTCCATCCAAATCAAGCAAATCCATTCCCTCCTCATCATCAGCGGTAATCTCCtccctaaccctaaccctaaccccaACTCATCTACCTTCAAATGGATACCCACCTTACTCTACAACACTCTCATCAGAGCTTACCTCAATATCCATCTCCCTCACACTACCTTACTCCTTTTCACCCACATGCTTTCCCATAACATCCCACCAAACCCCCATACTTTCCCTTCACTAACCAAAGCCACCGTTGCTGCTTATACAACCCCTTCCCTCATCGCTAAACCCCTTTACACTCAAGCCCTCAAGCGCGGAGTATTATCAGATCCCTTTGTACAAACATCATTCATTCATTTGTATGCTAAAAGCAACTGTCTTTCCTATGCACAAaaggtgttcgatgaaatgcctgaaCCATGCCTTGTTTCCTGTAACGCTATGCTTGATGGGTTTTGCAAGAATGGGGATATGGGTTCTGCTGTTTCCTTCTTCGAATCAATGCCTGTGAGGGATGTTTATTCATGGACTACCATCATCAACGGGTACAGCAAGAGAGGGTGTTACGACACTGCAATTCGGTTTTTTCAAAGGTGTTTAAGAGATTGTTCTGTGAAAGCTAATGAAGCTACATTCGTTAGTGTACTTTCTGCTTGTGCTCATTCTGTTACATTTGGGAAGCAGATACATGGGTATATTATCAAGAACGAGAATCAAATAACTCCCTTTATCGGGACATCACTGATATATTTATATGGGAAAACGGGTCATTTAGATTACGCCACAAAAGTGTTTGAAAGTATGTTGAAAAAGGAAACATGCACATGGAATGCAATGATTTGTGCTCTATCTTCACATGGAAAAGACAAAAAGGTTTTAGAAATGTTTGATAAGATGAAGATTGAAGGGTATCATCCAAATGAAGTTACTTTTGTTGGGATTCTTGCTGCTTCTTCAAATTGCAACCTTATAAATTTAGGTTTAGAATTATTCTACTCAATGTTGCCTCAATTTGGTGTTGTTCcaaaaatggaacattatggatGTGTGGTTGATTTATTGGGTAGATCAGGGTTTTTAGCAGAAGCAAAAGATTTCATAAGTAGGATGCCATTTGAGGCTGATGCCTCTGTTTTAGGTGCTCTTTTGGGAGCTTGTAAACTTCATGGGGATATTGATTTAGGAAATGAGGTGGCTAAAAGGCTTCTTGAGGTAGACCCTCAACAATGTggtcaatatatagttttatcgAGTCTTTATGCTGATGTTGAGAATTGGGGTCATGCTGCCTTTTTGAGGAATGTTATGGTTGGAGTAGGTGTTCATAAGCCTCCGGGTTATAGTGTGGTTAACTCAATGTAA